One stretch of Variovorax sp. TBS-050B DNA includes these proteins:
- a CDS encoding aspartate aminotransferase family protein, giving the protein MTLAAPAIEPTPALRTDAAWLDAHWMPYTGNRNFKADPRMIVEAKGAYFTDGDGRKIFDGLSGLWCSGLGHGRPEITEAVSRQIAKLDYSPAFQFGHPLSFELANRLRELTPAGLDYVFFTGSGSEAADTSLKMARAYWRTKGLASKTRLIGREKGYHGVNFGGISVGGIGANRKLFGQGVEADHLPHTQIAANAFTRGMADNGAELADRLLDLIALHDASNIAAVIVEPFAGSAGVVIPPRGYLQRLREICTAHNILLIFDEVITGFGRCGALTGAEAFGVTPDIMNVAKQVTNGAQPLGAVIARKEIYDTFMAAGGPDYMLEFPHGYTYGAHPVACAAGIAALDVLQKEDMIGRVQALAPHFENAVHSLKGSKYVSDIRNFGLAAGLTIAALPGEPARRPYEIAMNCWKKGFYVRYGGDTIQLAPPFIAEKAEIDRLVNALADALAETA; this is encoded by the coding sequence ATGACCCTCGCCGCCCCCGCCATCGAACCCACGCCCGCCCTGCGCACCGACGCCGCCTGGCTCGACGCGCATTGGATGCCCTATACCGGCAACCGCAACTTCAAGGCCGATCCGCGCATGATCGTGGAGGCCAAGGGGGCCTACTTCACCGACGGCGACGGCCGCAAGATCTTCGACGGGCTCTCGGGCCTGTGGTGTTCGGGCCTGGGCCATGGCCGGCCCGAGATCACCGAGGCGGTGAGCCGGCAGATCGCCAAGCTCGACTATTCGCCCGCTTTCCAGTTCGGCCATCCGCTGTCGTTCGAACTCGCCAACCGCCTCAGGGAACTCACGCCGGCGGGCCTGGACTACGTGTTCTTCACCGGCTCGGGTTCCGAGGCGGCCGACACCTCGCTCAAGATGGCGCGCGCCTACTGGCGCACCAAGGGCCTGGCGAGCAAGACGCGCCTGATCGGCCGCGAGAAGGGCTACCACGGCGTGAACTTCGGCGGCATCTCGGTGGGCGGCATCGGCGCGAACCGCAAGCTCTTCGGCCAGGGCGTGGAGGCCGACCACCTGCCGCACACGCAGATCGCGGCCAACGCCTTCACGCGCGGCATGGCCGACAACGGCGCCGAACTGGCCGACCGCCTGCTCGACCTGATCGCGCTGCACGACGCATCGAACATCGCGGCCGTGATCGTCGAGCCCTTCGCGGGCTCGGCCGGCGTGGTGATTCCGCCCCGCGGCTACCTGCAGCGGCTGCGCGAGATCTGCACCGCGCACAACATCCTCTTGATCTTCGACGAGGTCATCACCGGCTTCGGCCGCTGCGGCGCGCTCACGGGCGCGGAAGCCTTCGGCGTGACGCCGGACATCATGAACGTCGCCAAGCAGGTGACCAACGGTGCGCAGCCGCTGGGCGCGGTGATCGCGCGCAAGGAGATCTACGACACCTTCATGGCGGCGGGCGGGCCCGACTACATGCTGGAGTTTCCGCACGGCTACACCTACGGCGCGCATCCGGTGGCCTGCGCGGCCGGCATCGCGGCGCTCGACGTGCTGCAGAAGGAAGACATGATCGGCCGGGTGCAGGCGCTCGCGCCGCACTTCGAGAATGCGGTGCACAGCCTCAAGGGCAGCAAGTACGTCAGCGACATCCGCAACTTCGGCCTGGCCGCGGGCCTGACGATCGCCGCGCTGCCGGGCGAGCCGGCGCGCCGTCCGTACGAGATCGCGATGAACTGCTGGAAGAAGGGCTTCTACGTGCGCTACGGCGGCGACACGATCCAGCTCGCGCCGCCCTTCATTGCGGAGAAGGCCGAGATCGACCGGCTCGTCAACGCGCTCGCCGACGCGCTCGCCGAAACGGCGTGA
- a CDS encoding substrate-binding domain-containing protein has translation MQQIDLSYAIRPRRNGSRQIRNPLMQILLAVREQGSISGASRALGLSYRHVWGELREWEQTLGRPLIQGEQGQRAQLSEFGDKLLWAERQAQARLAPQIEALHAELERAFALAFDDRTHVLSLQASHDDALALLRTHAAGTAQLQLDIHFTGSVDAIRALNQGRCVMAGFHTLEHPPRGSIAQRTYQPLLKPGQHKLIGFARRTQGLIVAAGNPLRLRSLADAARLHARYVNRPIGTGTRVLLDELLAQAGLDAAALSGYERCETSHAAVAHAVASGQADAGLGLESAAHAEGLGFVPLVHERYHLACLKSALEQPAVQALVEVLRSPGWQHLLGTLPGYETAGSGEVQSLRALLPWWTFQREKEHSPH, from the coding sequence GTGCAACAGATCGACCTCTCCTATGCGATCCGGCCGCGCCGGAACGGATCGCGACAGATCCGCAATCCGCTGATGCAGATCCTGCTCGCCGTGCGCGAGCAGGGGTCCATCTCGGGCGCCTCGCGCGCGCTCGGGCTCTCGTACCGCCATGTGTGGGGCGAGCTGCGCGAATGGGAACAGACGCTGGGCCGGCCGCTGATCCAGGGCGAGCAGGGCCAGCGCGCCCAGCTCTCCGAATTCGGCGACAAGCTGCTGTGGGCCGAGCGCCAGGCGCAGGCCCGGCTGGCGCCGCAGATCGAGGCGCTGCATGCCGAACTCGAACGCGCGTTCGCGCTCGCTTTCGACGACCGCACCCATGTGCTGAGCCTGCAGGCCAGCCACGACGACGCGCTCGCGCTGCTGCGCACGCATGCCGCGGGCACCGCGCAACTGCAGCTCGACATCCACTTCACCGGCAGCGTCGATGCGATCCGCGCGCTCAACCAGGGCCGCTGCGTGATGGCGGGCTTCCACACGCTCGAGCATCCGCCGCGCGGATCGATCGCGCAGCGCACCTACCAGCCGCTGCTCAAGCCGGGGCAGCACAAGCTGATCGGCTTCGCGCGGCGCACGCAGGGGCTGATCGTGGCGGCCGGCAATCCGCTGCGGCTGCGCTCGCTGGCCGACGCGGCGCGGCTCCATGCCCGCTACGTGAACCGCCCGATCGGCACCGGCACGCGGGTGCTGCTCGACGAACTGCTCGCGCAGGCCGGACTCGACGCTGCGGCGCTTTCCGGCTACGAACGCTGCGAGACCTCGCATGCGGCGGTCGCCCATGCGGTGGCTTCGGGGCAGGCCGACGCCGGGCTCGGGCTCGAATCGGCCGCGCATGCCGAAGGCCTCGGCTTCGTGCCGCTGGTGCACGAGCGCTACCACCTCGCCTGCCTCAAGTCCGCGCTCGAGCAGCCGGCCGTGCAGGCGCTGGTCGAGGTGCTGCGCAGCCCGGGCTGGCAGCACCTGCTAGGCACGCTGCCCGGCTACGAGACCGCGGGCAGCGGCGAAGTGCAGTCGCTGCGCGCGCTGCTGCCGTGGTGGACCTTCCAGCGCGAAAAGGAGCACAGCCCGCATTGA